The Microbacterium sp. KUDC0406 genome includes a window with the following:
- a CDS encoding sugar ABC transporter ATP-binding protein: MEPVTEPLIEMARITVDLPGVRALDAVDFRMFPGEVHAVMGENGAGKSTLVGVLTGTREPLAGILRVAGEERRFAGVADARAAGIAAVFQETQLAPNLSVAENVMLGRERREPLGISWRRTRSHAAAALARLGLDDLDPRLPLSMLSPAQKQLVAFARAVVDDPRVLVLDEPTSSLDQAEVDVLMRVIRGQRERGVAILFVSHFLEQAFAISDRMTVLRGGRRIGEHLTRDLERADLISQMLGKDIESLRALKSERRAHHYMADGEPALQATGVARRGELDRMDVELYRGEIIGLAGLRGSGRTELASLLGGGLRADGGEIWVDGERVDLRSPSTALRHRISMTTEDRRAQGIIPELNARENILLSIQALRGWSRPLSASERAALVDTYVEALHLDPADLDRPAGQLSGGTQQKLLLARALAVRPHVLILDEPTRGIDVSAKLDIQRRIAQLAADGVAVVFVSSELEEVVRLSDRILVLKDREKIGELSNGPGVTVDTVVEMIAADSGRIDSL, encoded by the coding sequence ATGGAGCCCGTCACCGAACCGCTGATCGAGATGGCGAGGATCACCGTCGATCTCCCCGGTGTGCGTGCCCTCGACGCGGTGGACTTCCGGATGTTCCCAGGAGAGGTGCACGCCGTCATGGGCGAGAACGGCGCGGGCAAGTCCACGCTGGTCGGCGTGCTCACCGGCACCCGCGAACCGCTTGCCGGCATCCTGCGGGTGGCCGGGGAGGAGCGTCGCTTCGCCGGTGTCGCCGACGCCCGCGCCGCCGGCATCGCGGCCGTGTTCCAGGAGACGCAGCTGGCGCCCAACCTCAGCGTCGCCGAGAACGTGATGCTGGGCCGCGAGCGCCGCGAACCGCTCGGCATCTCGTGGCGGCGCACCCGATCGCACGCTGCGGCCGCGCTGGCGCGCCTCGGGCTCGACGATCTCGACCCGCGCCTGCCGCTGTCGATGCTGTCGCCGGCGCAGAAGCAACTCGTGGCGTTCGCCCGCGCCGTCGTCGACGACCCTCGCGTGCTGGTACTCGACGAGCCGACCTCGAGCCTGGATCAGGCCGAGGTCGACGTGCTGATGCGGGTGATCCGCGGGCAGCGTGAGCGCGGCGTCGCGATCCTGTTCGTCTCGCACTTCCTCGAGCAGGCGTTCGCCATCAGCGACCGGATGACGGTGCTGCGCGGCGGTCGCAGGATCGGCGAGCATCTCACCCGCGATCTGGAACGGGCCGACCTGATCTCGCAGATGCTCGGCAAGGACATCGAGAGCCTGCGGGCCCTGAAGTCCGAGCGTCGTGCGCATCACTACATGGCCGACGGGGAGCCCGCGCTGCAGGCGACCGGTGTCGCCAGACGAGGCGAGCTCGACCGGATGGACGTCGAGCTGTACCGGGGCGAGATCATCGGGCTGGCCGGGCTGCGAGGATCCGGACGCACGGAACTGGCGTCACTGCTGGGCGGTGGGCTGCGGGCCGACGGCGGCGAGATCTGGGTGGACGGCGAACGCGTCGATCTGCGCAGCCCGTCGACCGCGCTGCGCCACCGCATCTCGATGACCACCGAGGACCGTCGCGCCCAGGGGATCATTCCGGAGCTGAACGCACGGGAGAACATCCTCCTCTCGATCCAGGCGCTCCGCGGCTGGTCACGCCCGCTCTCGGCGTCCGAGAGGGCTGCGCTGGTGGACACCTACGTCGAGGCGCTGCATCTCGATCCGGCCGACCTCGACCGGCCTGCAGGACAGCTCTCCGGCGGCACCCAGCAGAAGCTGCTGCTGGCGCGTGCCCTTGCGGTGCGTCCGCACGTGCTGATCCTCGACGAGCCGACCCGCGGCATCGACGTCTCGGCCAAACTCGACATCCAGCGCCGCATCGCGCAGCTGGCCGCCGACGGCGTGGCCGTGGTGTTCGTCTCGTCGGAACTCGAAGAGGTGGTGCGACTGAGCGACCGCATCCTCGTGCTGAAGGACCGCGAGAAGATCGGCGAGCTCAGCAACGGTCCTGGCGTGACCGTCGACACCGTCGTCGAGATGATCGCGGCGGACTCGGGGCGTATCGACTCCTTGTGA